ATTTCAAGTCTTGACAGGCGAGACGAGGATCGCTAGCGGAACCGCGGGCGCCGCCCCGGGAGGAGCCGCCCGGCCGGGCCGCGGCGCCGCAGCGGACCCACGACCGACGGGGTCAGTCCTCCGGCGAGATCCGCCGCCGCAGCACAGCCTTCTCCAGCTCCACGATGCCGAACAGGAGCACTCCGAAGATCAGCACCCGCAGCCACTCCTCCGGCCCGAGCGCGGCGGTGCCAAAGAGCGCCTGCACCGGCGGGGCGTAGGTGAACAGCCCCTGCAGGACGATGAGCACGCCGATGGCGATCAGCACCGCCCGGCTGCCGAACAGGCCGGCGACGCTGGTCACCGGCTCGAGGATGTAGCGGGCGTTGAACAGGTAGAAGACCTGCCCCATGACCAGGGTGTTGATAGCCACCGAGCGAGCCAGCTCATCGCTGACCCCCTGCGCCTCCATGTAGACGTAGTGACCGAAGGTGCCGATCACCAGCAACACCGACACGAACAGGACCCGCCAGATCAGGAACCCGGAGAGGATCGGCTTGGCCGGATCCCGCGGTCGGCGCTCCATCAACCCCGGCTCCGGGGGCTCGAAGGCGAGCGCCAGGGCCAGGGTGACGGCGGTGACCATGTTGATCCACAGCGCCTGCACCGGGGTGACCGGCAGGGTCAGCCCGAACATGATGGCGATGACGATGGTGAACGCCTGACCGCCGTTGGTGGGCAGCAGGTAAAGGATCGCCTTCTTGAGGTTGTCGTAGACGGTGCGCCCTTCCTCCACCGCGTGGGCGATGGAGGCGAAGTTGTCGTCGGCGAGCACCATCTCCGAGGCCTCCTTGGCCGCCTCGGTGCCCTTGTTGCCCATGGAGATGCCGACGTCGGCGCGCTTGAGCGCGGGGGCATCGTTGACCCCATCCCCGGTCATCGCCACGATCTGGCCGTGCCCTTGCAGGGCCTGGACCAGGCGCAGCTTGTGGATGGGCGTGGTGCGGGCGAAGACATCGGTCTCCAGGCAACGACGACCCAGCTCGTCGTCGTCCATGGCCTCGATCTCGTGGCCGACCAGCGGCCGGCCGCGGATACCCAACTGCTCGCCGATGGCTCCGGCGGTCAGGGCGTGATCGCCGGTGATCATCTTCACCCCGATCCCGGCCCGGTGGCACTCGGTCACCGCCTCGATGGCCTCCTCGCGGGGCGGGTCGATGATGCCCATGACCCCGAGCAGTACCATGCCCTCCTCGACGTCGGAGAAGAGCAGCTCGCGGTGGTCGGGGTCGGTCTCCTTGACCGCCACCGCCAGCAGCCGCTGACCCCGCGAGGCGATGCCGTCGAGCACCTCCTGCCAGCCGTCCCGGTCCAGCGGGCGATCGCCGTCGGCGGTCCGCTCCTGGGTGCAGGCGGCCAGCACACGCTCCGGGGCGCCCTTCATGATCAGCAGCCCGCCGTCCTCGCGCTCGCGGTGGAGGGTCACCATGAACTTGTAGGACGACTCGAAGGGGATCACGTCCACCCGCGGGAAGGCGCGATCGAGCTCGCGGCGTTCGAAGCCGCCCTTGACCGCCGCCACCATCAGCGCCCCCTCGGTGGGATCGCCCTCCAGGCGCCAGTCGCCGTCCCGGTGGTAGAGGGCCGACTCGTTGCACAGGGCCACGCCGCGCAGCATCTGTGCCAGGACCGGCTCGTCAGCAGCGCTCACCGCCTCGTCGCCGTCGCGGTGGAAGGCCCCGTCGGGGACGTAGCCCACGCCACTGACTTCGTACGCCTGCCCGGCGGTGACCACGCTACGCACGGTCATCTCGTTGCGGGTCAGCGTGCCGGTCTTGTCCGAGCAGATGGTGGTGACCGACCCCAGGGTCTCCACCGCCGGCAGACGCCGAATGATGGCGTTGCGCCCGGCCATGCGCTGCACGCCGATGGCCAGCGTAATGGTCATGATCGCCGGCAGCCCCTCGGGGATGGCGGCGACGGCCAGGGCCACCGCGGCGAGGAACGTCTCGATGGCGGTGTAGGCCTGCAGGTAGTAGCCGATGAGGAAGGTCGCCCCGGCGAGCAGGACGATCGCCACCGACAGCCAGCGTCCGAACTCGGCAACCTGGCGCAGCAGCGGCGTGGTGATCGACTCCACCCCGGCGATCAGGCTGCTGACCTTGCCGATCTCGGTGGCTTCGCCGGTGGCCACGACCACGCCCTGGCCGCGGCCGTAGGCGACCAGGGTGCCGGAGAAGGCCAACGATTTGCGATCACCGAGTTCGGCGTCGGCAGCCACCGGCTCGTCCGCTTTCTCCACCGGCACCGACTCGCCGGTGAGCACCGCCTCGTCCAGGCGCAGGTTGCGTGCCTCGAGGATGCGCACGTCGGCAGGCACGCGGTCGCCGGCCTCGAGCAGGACGATGTCGCCGGGGACCAGGTCCTCGGCGTCGACGGTCATGCGCTCGCCGTCGCGCAGCACCACGGCCCGGGGCGAGAGCATGCCGCGGATGGCGTCCAGGGCCTTTTCGGCCTTGCCCTCCTGCACGTGGCCGATGACGGCGTTGATCACCACCACGCCGAAGATCACCGCACTGTCCAGGTAATGGCCGAGCAGTGCGGTGACCACGCCGGCAACGATCAGGATGTAGATCAGGACATTGTGGAACTGCTTGAGAAAGCGCCTGATCGGGCCCTCGCGCTCGGGCGGGCGCAGGCGGTTGGGGCCGTACTGCTCAAGTCGCTGCCCGGCCTCCTCGCCGGTCAGTCCGTTGCCCGGTTGCGCCCCGAGCCGGCGGACCACCTCGGCGCTCTCGCGTGCGTGCCAGTCCGCCCGCTCC
The sequence above is a segment of the Halorhodospira halophila genome. Coding sequences within it:
- a CDS encoding cation-transporting P-type ATPase, which gives rise to MREEAEGSGQERADWHARESAEVVRRLGAQPGNGLTGEEAGQRLEQYGPNRLRPPEREGPIRRFLKQFHNVLIYILIVAGVVTALLGHYLDSAVIFGVVVINAVIGHVQEGKAEKALDAIRGMLSPRAVVLRDGERMTVDAEDLVPGDIVLLEAGDRVPADVRILEARNLRLDEAVLTGESVPVEKADEPVAADAELGDRKSLAFSGTLVAYGRGQGVVVATGEATEIGKVSSLIAGVESITTPLLRQVAEFGRWLSVAIVLLAGATFLIGYYLQAYTAIETFLAAVALAVAAIPEGLPAIMTITLAIGVQRMAGRNAIIRRLPAVETLGSVTTICSDKTGTLTRNEMTVRSVVTAGQAYEVSGVGYVPDGAFHRDGDEAVSAADEPVLAQMLRGVALCNESALYHRDGDWRLEGDPTEGALMVAAVKGGFERRELDRAFPRVDVIPFESSYKFMVTLHREREDGGLLIMKGAPERVLAACTQERTADGDRPLDRDGWQEVLDGIASRGQRLLAVAVKETDPDHRELLFSDVEEGMVLLGVMGIIDPPREEAIEAVTECHRAGIGVKMITGDHALTAGAIGEQLGIRGRPLVGHEIEAMDDDELGRRCLETDVFARTTPIHKLRLVQALQGHGQIVAMTGDGVNDAPALKRADVGISMGNKGTEAAKEASEMVLADDNFASIAHAVEEGRTVYDNLKKAILYLLPTNGGQAFTIVIAIMFGLTLPVTPVQALWINMVTAVTLALALAFEPPEPGLMERRPRDPAKPILSGFLIWRVLFVSVLLVIGTFGHYVYMEAQGVSDELARSVAINTLVMGQVFYLFNARYILEPVTSVAGLFGSRAVLIAIGVLIVLQGLFTYAPPVQALFGTAALGPEEWLRVLIFGVLLFGIVELEKAVLRRRISPED